In the Flavobacterium sp. 90 genome, ATAGCTGTTAATCCTTCACGGAAGTCATCTCCGGCAATTTCGAATTTCAATTTATCCAACATTCCGGATGCATCTGCGTATTTTTTAAGGGTTCTTGTCAAACCACTTCTAAAACCTTGTAAATGCGTTCCTCCTTCGTGAGTATTAATGTTATTTACGTAAGAGAAAATATTCTCTGTATAACTTGTATTATAAATCAAGGCAACCTCAACCGGAATTTCACCTTTTTCGTGATCCATGCTGATTACGTGAGAAATAATTGGCTCACGGTTACCATCTAAATAACGAATGTATTCTTTAAGACCTTCGTCAGAATGAAATACCTCACTTTTAAACTCCCCTTTTTCATCAACTTCTCTTTTGTCTGTAAACGTGATTGTGATTCCTTTGTTTAAGAAAGAAAGCTCACGCATACGAGCTGATAAAGTATCATAAGAGAACTCTATGGTTTGAGTAAAAATAGTATCATCAGGATAAAAAGTCTGACGCGTACCTCTTTTCTCTGTTTCTCCAATTTGTTTAACAGGATATAATGATTTTCCTCTTTCGTATTCTTGTTCGTAGATTTTACCGTCTCTAAAAACAGTAGATTTCATATGCACAGAAAGCGCATTTACAACAGAAACCCCAACACCGTGTAAACCTCCGGAAACTTTATAAGAATCTTTATCAAATTTACCTCCGGCACCAATCTTAGTCATTACTACCTCAAGTGCCGAAACACCTTCTTTTTTATGTAAATCAACTGGAATACCACGACCGTTATCTTCAACTGTTACCGAACCGTCTTCATTTATTGCAACACCAATGGTATCACAATGTCCTCCCATCGCCTCATCAATAGAGTTATCAACAACCTCATAAACCAAATGATGTAGCCCTCGAACCCCCACATCTCCAATATACATGGATGGACGCATTCTTACGTGCTCCATTCCTTCTAATGCCTGAATACTATCTGCTGAATAATTGTTCTTCTTGATTTCTTCGCTCATATAATTTATTCTAAAAAATGTAATTATTGTCTAACACGCAAATATATAAAAACGCAAATTATATATCCGTTAAATTCCAATTTAAAGCACTTAAGTTATCAACACAATTGTCTGAAAAAACAAAAAATAAATCCCAAATTCAAAAAATTAGCCTCTTTTAAAAATAAAATCGAAAAAATCTTCATTTTTTCAAATTCCAATCCCGAAGCTTCGGGATAAATTCCAAATTCCAAAAACTTCAGATCAGGCAAAAAAAGACCGAAATAACATTTTTAATGTTATTTCGGTCTTTATAATTCATCCCAAATTTAGAATTTGGAATTTATAATATTTGGAATTTCATTCTTTATGATTTCTTATTAAAATCTCCAGCATAAATTGAAGTCATTTTTTCTAAACTTAAATACTTTTTCAAAACAGCATTTACTTCTTCAACTTTCAAAGCTTTTACTTTACTTTCAAGATCATCGTAATCTTCTAAAGGAATTCCATATTGAAGATATTTATTAGTCAAATTAATCAACATCATATCATTTCCTAATCTTGTTTTTCTTTCGTTAAGCCAGCTAACTAAATTTGATTTCAATTCTTCAGCAGTAAATCCGTCTTTTAATGCTTTTGCAATTTCTTCTTTAGTTGCTGCTTCAACTGCACCTTTTTTCGTTGGATTTAAAAATGCATAATATTCCCAAAAAGCAACATCATTCGTAACCGGAATATCAATAAATGAACCCGCTCCATAACTGATTCCCTCTTTTTCTCTTAATCTCATCGGGATTCTTGCACTCAAAAATCCACCACTTCCAAGAATTTCATTTGCCATAACAAATGCAGGATAATCCGGGCTTTTTACATTCAT is a window encoding:
- the gyrB gene encoding DNA topoisomerase (ATP-hydrolyzing) subunit B, with the protein product MSEEIKKNNYSADSIQALEGMEHVRMRPSMYIGDVGVRGLHHLVYEVVDNSIDEAMGGHCDTIGVAINEDGSVTVEDNGRGIPVDLHKKEGVSALEVVMTKIGAGGKFDKDSYKVSGGLHGVGVSVVNALSVHMKSTVFRDGKIYEQEYERGKSLYPVKQIGETEKRGTRQTFYPDDTIFTQTIEFSYDTLSARMRELSFLNKGITITFTDKREVDEKGEFKSEVFHSDEGLKEYIRYLDGNREPIISHVISMDHEKGEIPVEVALIYNTSYTENIFSYVNNINTHEGGTHLQGFRSGLTRTLKKYADASGMLDKLKFEIAGDDFREGLTAIISVKVAEPQFEGQTKTKLGNREVVSPVSQAVGEMLENYLEENPNDARIIIQKVILAAQARHAAKKAREMVQRKTVMGGGGLPGKLSDCSEQDPARCEVYLVEGDSAGGTAKQGRDRNFQAILPLRGKILNVEKAMHHKVFENEEIRNIFTALGVTVGTAEDSKALNLEKLRYHKVIIMCDADVDGSHISTLILTFFFRFMKELIEEGHVYIAAPPLYLVKKGNKKEYAWNDVQRDQANERMGGSAAIQRYKGLGEMNAEQLWETTMDPSFRTLRQVTIDSLAEADRVFSMLMGDEVPPRREFIEKNAVYANIDA